From Streptomyces sp. TLI_053, a single genomic window includes:
- a CDS encoding TNT domain-containing protein, producing the protein MRSRRLAALSLAAALLLTGAAATQSAAAATTRPADVQADPTDCPSEQYRPTPEDKKNFYCGFKELGPRHLPAGVAKLLKNYDRFGGLTPQQFLSWYRDGLDWKYPAQDGFRDVNGTIDRTTVEIPTGTKLDRFGLYYGRYLSRTGTSFPERALPPDSLNPVVEDGKEVDSYHCYGVKLPFKVEQGGIASGFAQPGRGIQQYLNEKLKPVEFGTDAYNVKSLLDRKYLEALPDSVCLA; encoded by the coding sequence ATGCGTTCCCGCCGTCTCGCCGCCCTGTCCCTGGCGGCCGCCCTGCTGCTGACCGGCGCCGCCGCCACCCAGAGCGCCGCCGCCGCCACGACCCGGCCCGCCGACGTCCAGGCCGACCCGACCGACTGCCCCAGCGAGCAGTACCGGCCGACCCCCGAGGACAAGAAGAACTTCTACTGCGGCTTCAAGGAGCTCGGCCCCCGGCACCTGCCCGCCGGGGTCGCGAAGCTGCTGAAGAACTACGACCGCTTCGGCGGTCTGACGCCGCAGCAGTTCCTCTCCTGGTACCGCGACGGCCTCGACTGGAAGTACCCCGCCCAGGACGGTTTCCGCGACGTCAACGGCACCATCGACCGGACCACCGTCGAGATCCCCACCGGCACCAAGCTCGACCGCTTCGGGCTCTACTACGGCCGCTACCTCTCCCGGACCGGTACGTCCTTCCCCGAGCGCGCGCTCCCGCCGGACAGCCTCAACCCGGTGGTGGAGGACGGCAAGGAGGTCGACAGCTACCACTGCTACGGCGTGAAGCTGCCCTTCAAGGTCGAACAGGGCGGCATCGCCTCCGGCTTCGCCCAGCCCGGCAGGGGCATCCAGCAGTACCTGAACGAGAAGCTGAAGCCCGTCGAGTTCGGCACCGACGCGTACAACGTGAAGAGCCTGCTGGACCGGAAGTACCTGGAGGCGCTGCCCGACTCCGTCTGCCTCGCCTGA